Proteins encoded in a region of the Streptomyces sp. NBC_00513 genome:
- the corA gene encoding magnesium/cobalt transporter CorA, whose translation MECVVYEERSGRSETVECGLEDEACRIALKRLHDLDDGEFGWIRLVDPDESELVQLAEELGLHPLAVEDAVQAHQRPKRERFDDVLAVAIKTLWYVEDETAVETGEVMMFVGPRYVLTVRHGAVDPTAEAARRLDADATMLRFGPLSVLHAVLDVVVDAYSDAAVKVRGALNRLEDQVFSSARVDHTEGIYSLKREVREFRDAVQPLVPVLNGLLSGPGEERRAPKAEPYFRDVADHLHRTDTEVRTLDELLNSVLDAQQARVGTWQNDDMRRISAWAAIFAIPTMVAGVYGMNFEHMPELGWTYGYPLAVGLMALASGALYRAFRRNGWL comes from the coding sequence ATGGAATGCGTGGTGTACGAGGAACGGTCGGGCAGGTCGGAGACGGTCGAGTGCGGTCTTGAGGACGAGGCCTGCCGCATCGCCCTGAAGCGGCTGCACGACTTGGACGACGGCGAGTTCGGGTGGATCCGGCTCGTCGATCCCGACGAGTCCGAGCTGGTGCAGTTGGCAGAGGAGCTGGGCCTGCACCCGCTCGCCGTCGAGGACGCGGTGCAGGCGCACCAGCGTCCGAAGCGCGAGCGGTTCGACGACGTGCTGGCGGTGGCGATCAAGACCCTGTGGTACGTCGAGGACGAGACCGCGGTGGAGACCGGCGAGGTGATGATGTTCGTGGGCCCCCGCTACGTACTCACCGTCCGCCACGGCGCGGTCGACCCGACGGCCGAGGCGGCCCGCCGGCTCGACGCCGACGCGACCATGCTCCGCTTCGGTCCGCTGTCGGTCCTGCACGCGGTGTTGGACGTCGTCGTCGACGCGTACAGCGACGCCGCCGTCAAGGTTCGCGGCGCGCTCAACCGGTTGGAGGACCAGGTGTTCTCCTCAGCTCGCGTCGATCACACCGAGGGCATCTACTCGCTCAAGCGGGAAGTGCGCGAGTTCCGGGACGCCGTACAGCCGCTGGTGCCGGTCCTGAACGGTCTCCTGAGCGGGCCGGGCGAGGAGCGGCGGGCACCAAAGGCCGAACCCTACTTCCGTGACGTGGCCGACCACCTGCACCGCACGGACACCGAGGTACGCACCCTCGACGAGCTGCTGAACTCGGTGCTCGACGCCCAACAGGCCCGGGTGGGCACCTGGCAGAACGACGACATGCGGCGCATCTCGGCGTGGGCGGCGATCTTCGCCATCCCCACCATGGTCGCGGGCGTCTACGGGATGAACTTCGAGCACATGCCGGAACTCGGTTGGACCTACGGCTATCCCCTCGCCGTGGGGCTGATGGCACTGGCGTCGGGGGCGCTGTACCGGGCCTTCCGCCGCAACGGCTGGCTGTAG
- a CDS encoding HEAT repeat domain-containing protein: MTTSTDHLIDEALHRCDAGWLSDHLDARSCRPAVLVRLVRHANPRLRHLGLLLLSGRVSATPPAADERETAELASLLPDFVVEPPEAALLQANLHAHLGPYLRDRRRPSWRTADLPVRVRIAWLRAELLDDPAVLRHEARGELLYQAVREASVTAAHRPGRLVAELADSGDQVLRAEALRLAREGLHAGLLAPARVREHVLALLGTGVLGVDVQNIGTHGSDSADPGSAVGSAVGSADPGSAVGSAVGSADPGSAVGSAVGSRTATAVVVAALLELAEPWAALEPLPEGRLSVFLTSGPEATPVEVADAALSAAARHGHRDPVRRVAADPGRPAALRRRALELLGDLAGRGDIRELTAIAARDPLLLGAPAVTCLRGLHRRGHFPADEDVPAIVGLALADHSIAPHEVATILFTCRHAALRVLIDADDDADADQSGPRRLALLVAMAGQGARELPVGEEITRVFASAGAPEPFLAAIRELRYTEAEDVVIALLPKAPGAALDALEAIGGHRTVRALREGLGLPAAEDAAQGGEGSGVIAPHLRAVRDRALELLWHLTDDRGRRRDLLVRLDPTDLPARIAADLGGPDEEELALLGAHLDPDEPLTALCRLAAHGGAGTLPALADLLLRVVGELAAFREPGGDVTRFEGETPNAEPTVPREAEHALTALGSRLYERRRIRPSCLLDAADAPAAGRALLATLVLDLLDRPGLSDREKTILLELLSRAPGPRVRARVHHLLRHRDRHVRKHTIALLARDVTGDDARALSATLIALTRAGDVQTVRRALLALGHARARWACAAIAACLAHPNMNVKKTAAQALVHAGAAPAVAELLRMLGRHDNPGLRGTLVEALRAILGDAYAATVLAAAEHAETNRARALLAEALDGVLPARSVLALADQASPVAPALLALVADGRVRLASGTREELTPALDRHGIVLPAGPASPPIDETDFDVASLAAGRWNPAVALRVAERPEPPRADRLRELRPLLADWLRLAGSAPRAARGAVLRFTLRLCPAPWTDRELASWARSARVLLDALADGSGGDRPDLVAVLEAVAPLLTPASAAAVVDAVRALPAPSAHTPDRPTLTLLRRCGAVLVRADLDRALAVAGFGADPWRARTEVLREAFDVPPLPGGVPSLPAGDWRTALEASVRTPAALADFRLRDVHDLPGTRDLGRTRDEEAPDSRERLSALIDVYATADPEVRDPLLDWMTALQPLDAPTWTIGESASGPRPTPGRAGVPRRAHADDLDQPRSAALRDRLLTMSDSPDPERRNAAARALLTWPEPGIRLAVLRAALRGRTTVDVGADLARTMITLDPAELRADEVPPEHVIRVASLLAPPDLVPLLPLLSHWWEHGTPAVHHAAAVELRRAPVDALAHALGARLDAGARGLVDLIAGRALLRTPALTRACRRLRAEGHDELADRILLVDGPLRGPAAVSRDAAALASLRARAEPSTPRAPRRPALRELSDATRTGTPDEIRRALTRLAEEHRGPGPDLGVRELIGELLHHPTAGVRLHAHRTSRAVLDRPSHLRHTLVLLHDPQPDVVRMAIRSLSRAAWEPAIPALVGLLEHARPVVRRTAADGLARLGAPAVPALRRAADHARPDRRARYAEVLGRIAAGT; the protein is encoded by the coding sequence ATGACGACCTCGACGGACCACCTCATCGACGAGGCGCTGCACCGGTGCGACGCGGGCTGGTTGTCCGACCACCTCGACGCCCGGTCCTGCCGACCGGCCGTCCTGGTACGCCTCGTTCGGCACGCGAACCCGCGCCTGCGTCATCTGGGCCTGCTGCTGCTCAGCGGACGGGTAAGTGCGACCCCACCGGCGGCGGACGAGCGGGAGACGGCCGAACTGGCTTCGCTGCTGCCCGACTTCGTGGTGGAACCGCCCGAAGCGGCTTTGCTCCAGGCGAACCTCCACGCGCACCTGGGACCGTATCTCCGGGATCGGCGCCGGCCTTCGTGGCGTACGGCCGACCTGCCGGTGCGGGTACGGATCGCCTGGCTGCGCGCCGAACTTCTCGACGACCCGGCGGTGCTCCGACACGAGGCACGGGGTGAACTCCTTTACCAGGCGGTCCGGGAGGCGAGTGTGACCGCCGCGCACCGGCCGGGGCGGCTGGTGGCCGAGCTTGCGGACAGCGGGGATCAGGTGTTGCGCGCCGAAGCCTTGCGGCTCGCCCGCGAGGGCCTGCACGCGGGGCTGTTGGCCCCCGCGCGCGTACGCGAGCACGTCCTCGCCCTGCTGGGCACCGGGGTGCTGGGCGTCGACGTGCAGAACATCGGCACGCACGGCTCCGACTCGGCGGATCCCGGTTCGGCGGTCGGCTCGGCAGTCGGCTCGGCGGATCCCGGTTCGGCGGTCGGCTCGGCAGTCGGCTCGGCGGATCCCGGTTCGGCAGTCGGCTCGGCAGTCGGCTCGCGCACCGCCACCGCCGTCGTGGTCGCCGCGCTGCTCGAGCTCGCCGAGCCGTGGGCGGCCCTGGAGCCGCTGCCGGAAGGGCGACTGTCCGTCTTCCTCACCTCCGGTCCGGAAGCCACCCCGGTCGAGGTCGCCGATGCCGCGCTCTCGGCTGCCGCCCGCCACGGCCACCGGGACCCGGTGCGGCGCGTCGCCGCCGATCCCGGTCGGCCGGCCGCGCTTCGCCGCCGCGCGCTCGAACTCCTCGGTGACCTGGCCGGGCGCGGTGACATCCGGGAACTGACCGCCATCGCCGCCCGGGATCCGCTGCTGCTCGGCGCACCCGCGGTGACCTGCCTGCGCGGGCTCCACCGGCGTGGTCACTTCCCGGCCGACGAGGACGTGCCGGCCATCGTCGGCCTGGCGCTGGCCGACCATTCGATCGCACCGCACGAGGTCGCCACGATCCTCTTCACCTGCCGACACGCGGCGCTGCGGGTGCTGATCGACGCCGATGACGACGCCGACGCCGATCAGAGCGGGCCGAGGCGGCTCGCCCTGCTCGTCGCGATGGCCGGGCAGGGGGCGCGGGAGCTTCCCGTCGGAGAGGAGATCACGCGGGTGTTCGCGTCGGCCGGCGCACCCGAACCGTTCCTCGCCGCGATCCGTGAACTGCGGTACACGGAGGCCGAGGACGTGGTCATCGCGCTCCTCCCCAAGGCCCCCGGGGCGGCCCTGGACGCGTTGGAGGCCATCGGCGGACACCGCACGGTGCGGGCGCTGCGGGAAGGGCTCGGGCTGCCCGCCGCCGAGGACGCCGCACAGGGCGGTGAGGGGAGCGGTGTCATCGCGCCCCACCTGCGCGCGGTGCGCGACCGGGCACTGGAACTGCTGTGGCATCTGACCGACGACCGGGGCCGGCGGCGTGACCTCCTCGTCCGCCTCGACCCCACCGATCTGCCGGCGCGCATCGCGGCCGATCTCGGCGGCCCCGACGAGGAGGAGCTGGCCCTCCTCGGAGCCCATCTGGACCCGGACGAACCGTTGACGGCGCTGTGCCGGCTCGCCGCCCACGGCGGGGCGGGCACCCTGCCCGCCCTCGCGGACCTGCTGCTGCGCGTGGTGGGCGAGTTGGCGGCGTTCCGGGAGCCGGGGGGCGACGTCACACGGTTCGAGGGCGAGACGCCGAACGCCGAACCGACCGTTCCCCGGGAAGCCGAGCACGCGCTGACCGCCTTGGGTTCCCGCCTGTACGAGCGGCGTCGGATCCGACCTTCGTGCCTGCTCGACGCGGCGGACGCGCCGGCGGCGGGCAGGGCGCTGCTCGCGACCCTGGTGTTGGATCTGTTGGACCGGCCCGGGCTGTCGGACAGGGAGAAGACGATCCTCCTGGAACTGTTGTCCCGGGCCCCCGGCCCGCGCGTTCGCGCACGGGTGCACCACCTGCTGCGTCACCGTGACCGGCACGTGCGCAAGCACACGATCGCGTTGCTCGCCCGCGATGTCACGGGGGACGACGCGCGGGCCCTGTCGGCCACGTTGATCGCGCTGACCCGCGCCGGGGACGTGCAGACCGTCCGGAGGGCGCTGCTGGCCCTCGGCCACGCGCGGGCCCGCTGGGCGTGCGCGGCAATCGCCGCGTGTCTCGCCCATCCGAACATGAACGTCAAGAAGACGGCCGCCCAGGCCCTGGTGCACGCGGGCGCGGCCCCGGCGGTTGCGGAACTGCTCCGCATGCTGGGCCGGCACGACAACCCGGGGCTCCGCGGCACGCTCGTCGAGGCGCTTCGCGCGATACTCGGCGACGCGTACGCGGCCACCGTCCTCGCCGCGGCGGAGCACGCCGAGACGAATCGCGCCCGGGCCCTGCTCGCGGAGGCTCTGGACGGTGTCCTGCCGGCGCGCTCGGTCCTCGCGTTGGCCGACCAGGCCTCACCGGTCGCGCCCGCGCTGCTCGCGCTGGTGGCGGACGGCCGGGTCCGCCTGGCGTCCGGCACACGGGAGGAGTTGACACCGGCGCTGGACCGGCACGGCATCGTCCTTCCCGCCGGGCCGGCATCGCCGCCAATCGACGAAACTGACTTCGACGTGGCCTCGCTGGCGGCGGGCCGCTGGAATCCCGCCGTCGCGCTCCGCGTCGCCGAGCGTCCCGAACCTCCGCGCGCAGACCGGCTGCGCGAGCTGCGGCCCCTGCTGGCGGACTGGCTCCGCCTGGCCGGCTCCGCGCCCCGGGCGGCCCGTGGGGCGGTCCTGCGGTTCACCCTGCGGCTCTGCCCCGCGCCCTGGACGGACCGGGAGCTCGCCTCCTGGGCCCGGTCCGCCCGGGTGCTCCTCGACGCCCTGGCCGACGGGTCGGGCGGGGACCGCCCGGACCTCGTCGCGGTCCTCGAAGCGGTGGCACCGTTGCTCACCCCGGCGTCGGCGGCGGCGGTCGTCGACGCCGTACGCGCCCTGCCTGCCCCCTCCGCGCACACGCCCGACCGGCCCACGCTGACGCTGCTGCGCCGGTGCGGGGCGGTGTTGGTCCGCGCGGACCTCGACCGCGCGCTCGCGGTGGCCGGGTTCGGCGCCGACCCCTGGCGGGCCCGAACCGAGGTGCTGCGCGAGGCGTTCGACGTACCGCCCCTGCCCGGAGGAGTACCGTCCCTGCCCGCAGGAGACTGGCGGACCGCCTTGGAGGCCTCGGTGCGCACACCGGCCGCGCTTGCCGACTTCCGCCTCCGCGATGTCCACGACCTCCCCGGCACGCGCGACCTCGGCCGCACGCGTGACGAGGAAGCGCCCGACTCCCGGGAGCGGTTGTCCGCGCTGATCGACGTCTACGCCACCGCCGATCCCGAGGTCCGTGACCCGCTGCTCGACTGGATGACGGCCCTCCAGCCCCTGGACGCACCGACCTGGACGATCGGCGAGAGCGCCTCCGGACCACGACCGACGCCGGGGCGTGCGGGCGTACCGCGCCGCGCGCACGCCGACGACCTCGATCAGCCGCGCTCGGCGGCTCTGCGCGACCGCCTGCTGACGATGTCGGACTCCCCTGACCCCGAGCGCCGGAACGCCGCCGCCCGCGCCCTCCTGACCTGGCCCGAGCCCGGGATCCGGCTCGCCGTGCTCCGGGCGGCCCTGCGCGGGCGGACGACGGTCGACGTCGGCGCCGACCTGGCCCGCACCATGATCACGCTCGACCCGGCGGAACTCCGGGCCGACGAGGTTCCACCCGAGCACGTGATCCGCGTGGCCTCGCTGCTCGCGCCGCCCGACCTCGTACCGCTGCTCCCGCTGCTGTCGCACTGGTGGGAGCACGGGACGCCCGCCGTCCATCACGCCGCCGCGGTCGAGTTGCGCAGGGCGCCCGTCGACGCGCTCGCCCACGCTCTCGGCGCACGTCTCGACGCCGGTGCCCGGGGGCTGGTGGACCTGATCGCGGGTCGGGCGCTGCTGCGCACTCCGGCCCTGACGCGGGCGTGCCGGCGGCTCCGCGCCGAGGGACACGACGAGCTCGCGGACCGGATCCTGCTGGTCGACGGCCCGCTGCGCGGCCCCGCGGCCGTGAGTCGGGACGCGGCAGCGCTCGCCTCACTACGCGCCCGCGCCGAGCCGTCCACCCCGCGGGCCCCACGCCGTCCGGCCCTGCGGGAGCTGTCGGACGCGACCCGTACCGGGACTCCCGACGAGATCCGCCGGGCCCTGACCCGCCTCGCCGAGGAGCACCGGGGCCCGGGTCCGGACCTCGGGGTGCGGGAGCTGATCGGTGAGTTGCTGCACCACCCCACAGCGGGGGTCCGCCTGCACGCCCACCGGACCTCCCGGGCGGTGCTGGACCGGCCGAGCCACCTTCGGCACACGCTGGTCCTGCTGCACGACCCGCAGCCGGACGTGGTCCGCATGGCGATCCGGAGCCTGTCCCGAGCGGCCTGGGAACCGGCGATCCCCGCCCTGGTCGGCTTGCTCGAACACGCGCGTCCCGTGGTTCGCCGGACCGCGGCCGACGGTCTCGCGCGTCTGGGCGCTCCGGCGGTCCCCGCGCTCAGGCGCGCCGCCGACCACGCCCGCCCCGACCGGCGGGCGCGCTACGCGGAGGTGCTGGGCCGCATCGCGGCCGGCACCTGA
- a CDS encoding PRC-barrel domain-containing protein yields the protein MTGNVWGYRETSGRLADVDLTGFKVEATDGSIGKVDKHSDEVDSSYIVVDTGPWIFGKEVLLPAGTVSRIEVDERRIHVNRTKEQIKHAPEFIQDKHLQDADYHRQIGRYYDEPHTF from the coding sequence ATGACCGGGAATGTGTGGGGTTACCGCGAGACGTCCGGCCGACTGGCCGATGTCGATCTGACGGGTTTCAAGGTCGAGGCCACGGACGGCTCCATCGGCAAGGTCGACAAGCATTCCGACGAGGTCGACTCCTCGTACATCGTGGTCGACACCGGCCCGTGGATCTTCGGCAAGGAAGTGCTCCTGCCCGCCGGCACGGTCAGCCGGATCGAGGTGGACGAGCGGCGGATCCACGTCAACCGGACGAAGGAGCAGATCAAGCACGCTCCCGAGTTCATCCAGGACAAGCACCTCCAGGACGCGGACTACCACCGCCAGATCGGCCGCTACTACGACGAGCCGCACACCTTCTGA